Proteins encoded within one genomic window of Humulus lupulus chromosome 1, drHumLupu1.1, whole genome shotgun sequence:
- the LOC133786170 gene encoding ubiquitin-like-conjugating enzyme ATG10 — MDVYSWGGAISSRDFYTAGRAFMERWNRLNPRMPPWTWVPSPKQHLGLAPSHQINGYLVLEKLCLPDLTHKDGPSQENLDELTSQSRKEEFTFSEEEEFVDNATLVESSNSVGGVHSYDFHIVYSASYRVPVLYFRAYLTDGQPLELDEIEKDLPSSSAKVLVESKWTFITQEEHPYLNRPWYKLHPCGTSEWMKLLFQSDTSLAKHGVSIELYLFSWLSVVGQVFGIRIPPELFNHQDHL; from the exons ATGGATGTTTACTCATGGGGCGGAGCAATCTCGTCGCGTGATTTCTACACAGCTGGTCGAGCGTTTATGGAGAGATGGAATAGATTGAATCCGAGAATGCCGCCATGGACATGGGTCCCTTCTCCGAAACAACACCTGGGTCTTGCTCCCTCTCATCAA ATCAATGGATACTTAGTTCTAGAGAAGCTGTGCCTTCCCGACTTAACACACAAAGATGGGCCTTCTCAG GAGAATCTTGATGAGCTAACTTCTCAGTCTAGGAAAGAAGAGTTTACTTTCTCTGAGGAAGAGGAATTTGTTGATAATGCGACATTG GTTGAAAGCAGTAATAGTGTTGGTGGAGTACATTCCTATGATTTCCACATAGTGTACAGTGCTTCATATCGAGTTCCAGTGCTATACTTTCGTGCTTACTTGACTG ATGGGCAACCCTTGGAACTGGATGAAATTGAAAAGGACTTGCCTTCATCCTCAGCCAAGGTTTTGGTCGAATCGAAATGGACCTTCATAACTCAGGAG GAGCATCCATACTTGAACAGACCATGGTACAAGTTACATCCATGTGGGACGAGCGAGTGGATGAAGCTGCTTTTTCAAAGTGACACTAGTCTAGCCAAACATGGTGTATCAATTGAACTATACCTGTTTTCATGGCTATCAGTAGTTGGCCAAGTATTTGGTATTAGAATCCCGCCTGAACTGTTCAATCATCAAGATCACTTATGA
- the LOC133786157 gene encoding rhodanese-like domain-containing protein 4A, chloroplastic gives MESLSTVFFGSPPLQNHLKTQNPINSKPRLFLQTLIPSSSSSTSQLHLSNSLQTHLSSSSDNIHQPNTDPPSNHLQTNHFLLKRFPFSQTLAKTHFYFVLTELITNNYTPPCFASESLVSSSTDQVSANKIDLEALLVTIDNFFNRYPFFVAGCTFIWLVVIPLTQEYFRKYKFIYAIDAFRKLRDDPNVQLLDIRDQKSLRYLKSPNLKIINKSVVQVQFSEDDTDGFIKKVLENFKDPANTVICILDNLDGNSLKVAELLFKNGFKAAYAIKNGIAGKKGWIEIQETLLPPSTHIYPKKRKIKQSEEPVTNGVIGNSEDENKVTSTRPGSTADNQGSDRGHVAKTTESILTTKNGAKSSSPYPNYPDLKPPSSPTPSKPSK, from the exons ATGGAGTCTCTTTCGACTGTGTTCTTCGGTTCTCCTCCTCTCCAAAACCATCTTAAAACCCAGAATCCTATCAACTCTAAACCACGCTTATTTCTCCAAACGCtcattccttcttcttcttcatcaactTCTCAGCTTCATCTTTCCAATTCTCTTCAAACCCATTTGTCTTCTTCCTCCGATAACATCCATCAACCAAACACTGACCCCCCTTCAAACCATCTTCAAACTAATCACTTTCTTCTCAAAAGGTTTCCATTTTCTCAAACATTAGCTAAAACCCACTTCTATTTTGTGCTCACTGAGCTTATTACCAATAATTATACTCCTCCATGTTTTGCGTCTGAATCTCTAGTCTCCTCCTCAACTGATCAAGTTTCAGCAAACAAAATCGACTTGGAAGCACTCTTAGTCAcaattgataatttttttaacagATACCCTTTTTTTGTTGCTGGGTGTACTTTCATTTGGTTGGTTGTTATACCTTTAACCCAAGAGTATTTCAGAAAATACAAGTTCATATACGCCATTGATGCCTTTAGAAAACTGCGAGACGACCCAAATGTGCAGCTCTTGGACATTAGGGACCAGAAGAGTTTGAGGTATCTCAAGTCCCCAAATTTGAAGATCATAAATAAGAGCGTAGTGCAAGTTCAATTTTCAGAGGATGACACAGATGGGTTTATAAAGAAGGTTTTGGAAAACTTCAAAGACCCAGCAAATACTGTTATCTGTATTCTGGACAA CCTGGATGGCAATTCCCTGAAAGTGGCTGAATTATTGTTCAAGAATGGATTCAAAGCGGCTTATGCAATCAAAAACGGAATTGCAGGCAAAAAGGGGTGGATA GAAATACAAGAAACTCTTTTGCCACCTTCTACACATATCTATCCCAAAAAGAGGAAGATTAAACAGTCAGAAGAACCTGTAACGAATGGAGTTATTGGGAATAGTGAAGATGAAAATAAGGTCACCTCTACTAGACCTGGTTCCACAGCAGACAATCAAGGTAGCGATCGGGGACATGTAGCTAAGACCACAGAGTCCATTTTAACAACCAAAAATGGTGCCAAATCATCCTCCCCTTACCCCAAT TATCCAGATTTGAAACCTCCGTCCTCCCCAACTCCATCAAAGCCCTCAAAATGA